In Pan troglodytes isolate AG18354 chromosome 20, NHGRI_mPanTro3-v2.0_pri, whole genome shotgun sequence, the genomic window GGGGGAGGGCGAGCTGGTTGTGCTTCCTTGTGGCGGAGGGGGCCCCCCACTCCGCGGGTGGGTCGCGGGGGCGGCTTGAGCACCCACTCGGAGTTGCCCCGGGCCCCGGCGTTCTGGCACCGTCTCTCGCTCCTGGTTCCCGTGGCTGGCACTGCCAAGGCATCGGGGGGCCCCCGGCCTAGGGCACGGGGGGCGCAGTCCTGTCCGCCCCCCCATAGGGGAGGAGGTGGGCCAAGTCTGTGCCCGGCCGGGCGTGGCAGCCGCGGTGGCGGTCCCCAGGCCGGGCCTCGCCGCTGTTGAACGTGTGGGTGCGGCGCAGGGTGGCGGCCGGAGGGGCGTGGGGGCCCGGTGGCCTCCTCAGGCTGCCCGTCGGGGGCGGGCTCCAGGGCCGCGGGAGGCCATCGGCGGCTGAGGCTGGGTCCAAGGGGCCCGTGGGCGCCGACACCACCCGCCGGCGGTCCGGGCTGGCGTGGGGGGTGAGCGGGAAGTCGCCGTGGGAGGCGCGGCCGGGCCGGGCAGCATAGAGGCGGCCGTCGGGGGTCGGCTCCCCAGGCGCGGGGGGCTGCTCGGGGGCCCGGGCGGGCGCCAGCAGCAGGAGGGAGGATGAAGCGGAGGCCGGGAGCAGGGGGTGGCCGTGGTCCCAGGCGCGGGGGCCCAGGGCGTGGGGGTGCGGGTGCGGAGTGGGCAGGCGCTTCTGCGGCAGCGGCGTCTGCTCGGGCGTGGGCAGCAGCCCCGAGTCCAGGTCGTGGGGCCCGCCCTGCAGCAGCGTGGCCTTGGCCCAGCCGTTCTGCATCAGGGGCGCCAGCAGGGCCTCGGGGGGAACCCCGGCGCCACCGCCACCGCCTCCGCCCCGGCCCCCGGGACCCTGCGCCCTGCGCTCGCCCAGGCGGCTGACGCTCAGCACCGCCTCGCCCGCCCCGTGCGCCAGGATGGCCTCCTTGTCCTTGCGCCGGGCCAGCTCCCGCCGCTCACGGAGGCCCACGAACCAGCCCACGCTGAAGCCGGACACCACGGCTCCCACCACGAAGGCCGCCACCGACGACGTTACCAGCAGGTTCACCGACACCAGCCCCGCGCGGTCCTCGGAGAGGCTGGCCCGCAGGAGTCCTGGCCGGGGAGCACAGAGGGGTTAGTGGGGCCGGCGGGGTGGCCCTGGGCATCCCTCCTACCTCCTCGGGCCCTCTgtcctcttttttattatttttatttatatttatttatttattttttgagaaggagtcttccTTTgtgtgccaggctggagtgcagtggggtgatctcgattcactgcaacctccgcctcccatgttcaagtgattctcctgcctcagcctcccgagtagctgggaccacaggtgcccaccaccacgcccggctaatttttgtatttttagtaggatggggtttcaccacgttggccaggctggtctcgaactcctgaccttgtgatccgcccacctctgcctcccaaagtgctgggattacaggcatgagccaccacgactggccttatttttattattttttaatttttttggtttgttttgagacagtcccccaggctagagtgcagtggtaaagctcactgcaaccctgcctccAGCTACCTGTTTGTTTTATTAAAGACAGGatctgggccaggcatgatggctcacacccataatcctagcattttgtgaggctgaggcaggagatcacctgaggtcagaagtttgagaccagcctggccaacaagtgaaacccatctctgctaaaaatacaaattttagccggacatggtggtgtgcgcctgtaatctcagctacttgggaggctgaggcaggagaatcaattgaacccggaaggtggaggttgcagtgagctgagatcacactactgcactccagcctgggtgacagagcaagactctgtctcaagaaaaaaaaaaaaaaaaaaaaagacatgttctcactctgttgcccaagctggagtacagtggcctgataacagctcattgcagcctccacctccctgggctcaagcgatcctcccgcctcagcctcccaagtagctggaactacaggcatgcactgccacgtCTGGattatttttgggtttttgttttagagacagggtttcactatattccccaggctggtctcaaactcctgacctcaagtgattgtcctgtcttggcctctcaaaatgctgggattataggcaggagctgCCGCGCCTGGCCCCTTCTGTCCTGTTGAAGTTGGTCTGTCTGCCTCCTGTTGTCTCTTCGTCCTTGTCAAAGCCTGCCTGTTTCTTGGTGTCTCTGTTCTTCCCCTATCTCCCTCCCCAATAAATGAGATGAGACCACCccatgcctttcttttctttttttgagacggagtcttgctctgtcgtccaggctggagtgtagtggcgtgatcttggctcactgcaggctctgcctcccggattcacgccattctcctgcctcagcctcccgagtagctgggactacaggcgcccgccaccacgcccggctaattttttgtatttttagtagagacggggtttcaccgtgttagccaggatggtctagatctcctgacctcgtgatccgcccaccttggcctcccaaagtgctgggattacaggcgtgagccactgcgcccggcccacccCATGCCTTTCTAAAGTTCTCTGATGGAGTCCAGtttccccacccacctcccagaGGATTCGAGGgtcctccagcctcctccctcccctcccccatggTAGTGGGGGATGGGGGTCTTAGCCTGCCGTCCCCCCAACTCACCTGTGCAGTCCCCTAAGCCTGAGGTGCTGGCCCCGGACACGTCCTGCTCAAAGGCGGCTCTAATGGGGAGAGGAGGCACCGTCAGCAGAGGCCCCTCTCACAGTCAGAGATCAGGGGGATCCGGGATCATGGGCGGGTCTGACACACCCTCCACCCACCTCCCTCTCCCGCAGTACCTGGTGCCCGGGCTGAGGAAGATGCAGGAGCCGTCGGGGGCCCACCCGCAGTAAGGGTCCTGACTGCCGATACAGTTCCTAGAGCAGACCAGGGACCGAATGGGACAAGTGTCCAAGTCACTTACACAACCCCAATGGTGACGGTGACCTGTGGGCCCTGTTCCAAGCACctgcctctttatttttattttaattaattaattaattaattaatttttgagacggaatttcgctcttgttgtttatttatttatttatttttgagatggaattttgctcttgtcgcccaggctggagtgcagtggcgggattttggttcactgcaacctccgcctcccgggttcaagcgattctcctgcctcagccccccgagtagctgggattacaggcacgcgccaccatacttagctaatttttgcatttttatcagagacagggtttcaccaggttggtcttgaactcctgacctcaagtgatccacccgcctcggactcccaaagtggtgggattacaggtgtgagccaccatggctggcgtttttttattttaaaattaaaaaaatttttttaaattaaaatttaattttttttttctttaagagacagggtcatgctctgtcacccaggctggagtacagtgtcatgatcatagttcactgcagcctcaacctcccaggctcaagtgatcctcctgcctcaactttctgggtagctgggaccacaggtgtgtgccaccacacccagctgatttttgcatttttttttttttagagacaggctctcactatgctgtgttgtccaggctggtctcgaactcctgggctcaaggagtcctcctgccttggcctcccaagtgctgggatgacagacgtgagctaccAAGCCCAGTCCCTCTTCTTAATAGCAACTTCTGGAGTCCTTAGAACAAATCTGTGTGCAGGGCGCTGTTcactccccattttacagataagcaaactgaggctcCAGAAAGTAAATGTTtgcccaagtggcagagctgagatgggAGCCCAGGCATCGTGCCAGAGGCTGTGCCCTTGGACTCGGAGCTACTGGGTCATTGTTGCAATAACGGCGGGCAGGAAGCAGGGTCCTCCGCATTGACGGCTCACATGGAGtgcaggcgtgtgccagcacTGGCATGCATCCTAGCTTCCCTCCCATTTTAGAGACGGGGAAACAGCCTCCACCCTGGTCCCTGGTTCTCCTTCCCCTGCGTCTCCTCCTGGCAGCAGCCACCAGAGGGCACCTGTAAGCACCTGAGTCAGGGCCAGTCCCTCCTCTGCCTGCAACCCTACATGGCTCCCATCTCCTTCAAGGTCAAAGCCCAAGTCCTCCCCGAGGCTCACAAAGCTCTGCACAAACTGCCTCGtcctctcccatcccctccccgtcctcccctcctccctcactcccccttgctcactgtgctccagccacaccGGCCACCTTGCTGTTCTTCCAACACACCAGGAGTGGTCCTGCCCCCGGGCCTTTGCACGGGCCGTGCCCTCTGCCCAGCTCAATGACCAGGACATCATTGGGCTTTTGACTGGAACCCAGCtgtccctccctgtgcccatccTCCCTTGCTTCCCGCCCACGGCTGGCCTGGGGTGGACACTCACTTCATACACCCCGAGTACTGCTGGCAGCGAGCCACAGGCACTCGGACCACGCAGCGGGGGAAGGCAGCCAGCAGGCCCCCCGAAGCTGCGTCCAGCTCCAAGCTCAGCAGCCGCTGCCCTGTCTCGCCACCGCCGGGCCGTCCACACCTGGGGACAAGCAGAGTGGTGAGGCTGAGCGCATCTCAACCCATCTCCCCTCCTGCTGGCGACCCCTCCCCACCTTTGCCCGGACTTACCTGTCCGGCTggtaggtctcaaactcctccagGAAGACACTGAGCCCAGACGTCCCTGAGGTGCTGGCATTGGGCCGGACGAGGAACTTGAGGACCGTCCCCGCCTCGGAACCCAGGAAGACAACGGTCTGGTTGCCCCAGGGGCCGGCTCCCACATCCACAGCCACTCGAGTCAGCTGGtgcctgggggacagggcagggGAGGGTCAGGCTGGCCCCATATCACCACATGCCACCAACACGGGCATGGGCATAGTTACACGGGTGCATACAGACACTGACACACCAACACATGTGACAGCAATAAATGCGTGTGTGCATGGATGCCGGGGACATGGGTGACTACACAGGCACGTGGGCACACTCGCCCTTTTTTGAAACATAACCCCAAACCAGGCTCTCCTCAGCCCTGTCTCTttggttgagatggagtctcactccgtcacccaggctggagtgcagtggcgcaatctcagctcattgcaacctccgcctcccgggttcaagcaattctcttgcctcagcctcctgagtagcagggactacaggcacatgccatcacgcctggcaagtttatgttttgttttgttttttttgagacagagtctcactctgttgcccaggctgcagtgcagtggcttgatctcgcctcctgggttcaagcgattctcctgcctcagcctcccaagtagctgggactacaggcgcacactaccacaccgagctgattttctttttttttgtatttttagtagagacagggtttcaccatttggccaggctggtttcaaactcctgacctcaagtgatcctcccgtcttagcctctcaaagtgctgggattacaggcgtgagccactgtgcccagccccgcTTTCTCctgatatgtatgtgtgtctgtgtatctttcagtctcttttctctctctttgtctctcttccctatctctgtctctctgggtgtctgtctgtctctgattgtctctctccctgtctctctgtctctctccccctttGTTCTCctggtgtgtgtctgtctgtctacctctttttttttttttttttttttgaggtgtagTCTCCCTCTggccccaggttggagtgcagtggcgtgatctcggctcactgcaacctccgcctcccgggttcaagtgattctcctgcctcagcctcccgagtagctgggactacaggcacccaccaccacgcccggctaatttttgtattttattttattttatttttgagacagagtttcgctctttcgcccaggcgggactgcagtggcgtgatcttggctcactgcaagctccgcctcccgggttcatgccattctcctgcctcagcctcccgagtagctgggactacaggcgcctgccaccgcgcccagctaatcttttgtatttttagtagagacggggtttcactgtgttaaccaagatggtctccatctcctggcctcgtgatccgcctgcctcggcctcccaaagtgctgggattacaggcgtgagccaccatgcccggccaatttttgtattttaagtagagacgaggtttctccatgttggccagggtggtctcgaattcctggccttaggtgatctggcagcctcggcctcccaaagtgctggaattacaagcatgagccaccgtgcccagccccatctGTCACCTCTTgatccctctgtctctctctttgttcTCTCTTTCCTAGTGTCTCTCCAtctttccctctctgtctctctgtgtctccagcTCTCTGGGCAGCGCCAGAAGCCATGGGCTCATCTGTGTTGAGCATCTGGATCCTCTCACCCTCAATCTACCCCATCCTGTCTCCCCTCGCCATGCCCTGCCCCTCCAGGACCGACCTCATCAGGGTCCGCACGATCCAGGGCGCATGGCCCAGCGAGGGCACCGCCTCGTCCATCAGAGGGTGGGTCTTGACAAAGTTGAGGATGTCATCCGGCAAGGCGCTGGAGGCATTGTACTGCATCCCGGGGGCTGCGCAGCATCCGGGCCTGGGGGTGACAAGGGTGTGGTCAGGACGAACGTAAAGGTCCTCATAAAGGGGCCTGATTCACCAGAGGTACCCATTGCTTCGCCCAACGACCctccgtttttttgtttgtttgttttgtttttgagacagagtctcaatctgtcgcccaggctggagtgctttggctcactgcaacctccacctcctgggttcaagcgattctcctgcttcagccacccgagtggctgggattacaggcatgtgccatcacgcccggctaatttttgtatttttagtagagacagggtttcgccatgttggtcaggctggtctcaaaccctcgacctcaggtgatctgcccacctcagcctcccaaagtgctaggattacaggcgtgagccaccacaccaggcctcagTTTTTCCCAACTGTATAATGGGTACAGCTGAACTCAGCATCAGCTAAATAACCACCCGGAAGCCCCAGCCCTCGGCCCTGGGGATCAGGACCTCATCCGGGCATGTGACTCAGGATGGAGGGGGTTCTCACCGGGGTCGAGGCACCTGATCCTCCGGCACCGGCGTCCAGATGGACTCGGGGGACTTCTGCTCTCGGAAGCGGCCTTCAAACACAGCTGCCACCTGTGTCAGGTCAAAGGCGCAGACAGCCGAGCCAGGGATGCTGAGGGGTTGGGATGAAAGAGTTTGGTGAGCCCGGTGGGAGGCCCCATCTCGGACAAGTGCGTGCAGGAGCCTCTGTCTGCAGGAGCCAGTGAATCTTCAGTCTTCCTAGGCCAGAGATGTCCCCTGTCCCTCCCGCATCTGTCGAATGCAGCCACTCCTCCTGAATAACATCTCAGATTGGACCACAGTTCAGGGTCTACGAGGCCACCCCTGTCCAGGCCCCCATCCCTGTTTAACTGGATGTCCTGCCTCCCCAATGCCACTGTTAGAACCCACTCcccagcaggcttttttttttttttttggagaccgagtcttgctctgtcgcccaggctggagtgcagtgacgtgatctcaggtcactgtaacctacaactcccaggttcaagcaattctcctgcctcagtctcccgagtagctggaattacaggtgcccacgaccacacccagctaatttttgtatttttagtagagatggggtttcaccatgttggccaggctggttttgaactcctgacctcaagtgatctgccctcctcagcctcccaaagtgctgggattacaggcgaagccaccgtgcccagtccacaagcaggctttttaaaaatgcaaaccttggccgggtgcggtggctcacgcctgtaatcccaacactttgggaggccgaggcaggtggatcacgaggtcaggagtttgagtccagcctgaccaaaatggagaaaccccgtctctactaaaaatacaaaataagctgggtgtggtggcaggcacctgtaatcccagctactagggaggctgaggcaggagaattgcttgaacccaggaggcagaggttgtggtgagccaagatcgcaccactgcactccagcctgtgcaacaagagtgaaactgtctcaaaaaaaaaaaaaaaaaccaagccaaacaaacaaacaaacaaaaaatgcaaacctGATGTCATCCCTCTTGCTCTTCACTCTTCCATGGCTCCCCAGTGCTCTCAGGGAAAAAGTCCAAGTTTCTGCCTGCAGCCCACAAAGCCTTGCCTGATCCATCCCACCAGTTCCCTGCTTTCCTGTTGTGCATTCTCCCCTAGTTCCCTTCCCACACAGACTCTCTCACGATTACTTAAGTATACTgaactcactgaagcctcaggacctttgcacgtGCTGTTTCTCCAACTTTGAAcacccttccctcttcctccatctcACACCCAAAGTCCAGCTCCAatgtcccctcctccaggaagccctccctgctcCTCTCCCCAAAGGCAGAGGATGAGGATATCTTTGGCCCAGTTCTGACCAAAGGGACTTAGAGGGTCAGTGTCAGCTTGTCCCACCCCAGCCTGCGGCCGAGGCCTCTCAGAGGTCTAATCCAGTGGTGCCCAACCTAGCACCCAGGGCATACCTGAGGAGTGAATGCAGGCCCTCTCTACCCATGCCCACCAAATGCTCCCAGTTTGCTCCCATTGGTGGGCGCTGACCTGTTGCTGGGCGTGGAAAAAACAGCCAGGACCACGGGCCGGCCCCCGAGGCTGACCACGCCCGTGACAGCCTGCAGCACGTTGAAGTAGAAATGGGAGTCTCCGGGTACAGAGCAGTTGAGCCGCGCCTTCAGGAAGGACGTCCACTGCTTCTCCAGCACGCGGGGGGAGCCTCCCACGTCGTTCTTGCACACTCGGGCCACGCGGGACACCACCACCTGGGTGTGACAGTGGACGGACGGGGGCCTGAGCTCTGTGTCCCAGGAAGGCCTGTTCACAGGCTGTGCCACTCAGCACCCAAACTGTGATGGAGGAGTCTGACCCTGGCTCTGGTGGGACCCCGGCCAGTCACCGTTCCTCTCTGGGCACCGGCTTCCCTGGCAGAAATTCCCGGTGGGAATGTCAATGATGATAATAGCAACAGTGACAACCATAATCATCACTGTTTCCATGAAGACCCACATTTTATTCTCACATCTCTTACACTCTTCCCGAGGGGGGCCTACTGATATCCCCCCATTGTACATGTGGGGACACTGATAAGAGGCACAGATAAAAGGAAGTGACCGGTCCAAGGTCACAATAGTAGTTAGTGGCAGTCTGTGCACTTCAGCACTGCCTGGTTGCCTGGATGGACGGATGAGTGGATGAGTAGATGGACGGACGATTACAATGGAGGGGTGAGTaggtggatggataaataaatacatctgaAGAAGGATGATAGATAATGGAAGAGATGGTGAAGGAGGACAAGGTAATCAAGCAATTGGTAGATAagcagatggatgggtgggtggatggatgaacagatggataGAGAGAAAGctaggtgagtggatggatggatgcatggataggtgaatcagtggatgaatgaatggatggataagtgggtggatggatggatggatggttgagtTGGGTGGGTAGATGgttggatgggtgagtggatggatggatggatggataggtgagttggatgggtggatggttggatgggtgagtggatggatggatggatggatggatggatggatggatggatggatgtgtgtgtgggtggatgggcagataaatggatggacagatgggtgggtgCATAGATGATGAGTGGGTGAatgagatggatggatagatgagatggaagggtggatggattggcagatggatggatagatgaatgatggatggatggatgggtgggtggataggtagatggatggatggatgggtggatggattggCAGCTggatggatgggatggatggatggatggatggatgtgtggatggatggatggatggatggatgggcgggtgggtgggtgtgttggtggatgggtagataaatggatggatgggtggatgggatggatggatggatgaatggatgggtgaatggattggcagatggatggacagatgatggatagatggatggataggtggatggactGATAGATGGATAGGATGGAAGGGTGGCTAGATGAatcgatgggtggatggatgcatggacagatggatgagtgcatggatggatggtagtgggtggatgagtgagtgggtgggcAGATGAGTAGATGGATTAATGGGCTCATGAAAGTGTGGGTGGGCTGAAGAACAGACAGATGGGTAAGTGGGAGGGTGAGCAGGTAGACGGATGGACAGGGGATGAAGAATGGATAAGTGATTgtggctgggtgggtgggtggacagGTGAACAGCAACAGCACCAGGTGTATCTGACTTCCAACTCAAGTCCCTCGTCAGGGCTGAGTGCTCCACGGCTGCTCCGTAGATGTCTTCAGCCTCAGGGCCTGATCATGGCTGGAAAGGAGGCCCTGGGGACCAGAAATGGAGGGCAGGACCCTCTCACCCCGTGCAGGGATTCATGGATCCACCTCTGCCCCCTCACTTCGCATGATCAGAGCCTCTCAACTTCATGCCCCACTGCACCGGCCTCACCTTCTCCAGGTAGTTAAACTCCATCGCAATCTCCCGGAAGAAGAAGTAGACATGGCTGCCCCACTCCACCGCATGGACAAAGTAAGGCTCTGCAGGACAGGAGGGGTCAGAACTCAGCCCCTGACATGACAAAGGGGGTTTCTGGGGCTAAGAACTCACTGGCTTTTATGGTGAAGGGGGGACCTAGGCTGGTTACCCAGACAATATGAAACAGACTCAAAGTTTGGTATTTTGCAGGGGAAGGGAGGTCAGAAGCCTAAAATCGCTGTGTCTCTTGCTGCAAATGGCAACATCAACTATTTTTTGTTATCTTCCTCCCTCATGTGTTGAAGAGCTGAGTCCTGCTATATCTTTTCTGTGGTTCCATTTTGGGCTTCTAAGCCACCCACTTCCAGCGGGTTCTACTTTAGATCCAACTAAACTTGTTCCTCTAGCTTTCTAGTCTTCAAAAAGGCCAACAGATTCCAAAGATGTGGTGGAAATCTCCCCACCAAGCTCCTCTGGGACTCTTATTCTGGTGGGGAGATTTGATGAATGTCAGGTTCTGGGCCCTGCCAGGTCTGGGCCCACTGCCCTTCCTGGTCTCACCTTTGAACCACTTGGAGTCATGTTTCACGGTGCGCAGGGTGGGCCTGTCCCCGAGGCTGCGGTAGATGACAGCATCAATGGCTAGGAAGTCGGTAACAGTAGCTGTGAAGAGCATCCCGTCtggatggggtgggtggggaaggcAGGCAAGAGATGAGACCGCAGAGGCCAGGGGCTGGGTGGGTCGAAACTCgattttctgagactgagtcctGAGCCTAGGGGAGCCCCTGTCTCCAGGCTGAGCTCTGATCCCATCCAAGCCCCACCTCCATCCAAGCCCTGACCTTAACTGAGCCCCTGACCCCGGCTAAGCCCCAAACCCCGCTGAGCCTCAATCCCAGCTGAGCCCCAAACCTGGGCTGAGAGTCTGCCCATGTCACAGCTGGGACAAGTGGTCGTCCAGCTGCCTTCTAAACAACCCAGACGCTGGAGTAGAAAATGCCAGGTCTTGCCTGTGGCTGGGGCTGATCAGATGGAGGTTGGGGGGGTACTTACCAGAGAAGAGGGCAACATTGGCGTGCTTGGGGTCGTACGGGCAGCGGGCCATACCGCTGATGTTGTCTCCGACGGGCTGCAGGGTGTCTATCTGCAGGGACCATGGGGCCTGAGTGACAGATCTCCTGACCCCAACTAGCAGCCCCTGGCTCCCTCAGCCCCCCACTCCAGGGGGAATCCTGATCCACCATGgattactgtgtgaccttggccactCACTTAAcctctcagggcctcagtttACTGATCTGTAAATGGGTTTAAGAGTCAATCCCTAGTTAGACCTGTAACTGGCTCATTGCCTAAGTAGCTACGGCTTCCCTGGCCCCCTGTACAGGCCTCGTTTGGACAGCGCTGACTCCTCTTGAGCtcagggggaggaggcagggagagtatatccaggaaggcttcctggaggaggtgacatggCCTGGGGAAAAGCCATGGCCAGCGGAGGTCGGGCGAGCAGAGGCCTGGAGGTTGGACCTGG contains:
- the SEMA6B gene encoding semaphorin-6B, producing the protein MQTPRASPPRPALLLLLLLLGGAHGLFPEEPPPLSVAPRDYLNHYPVFVGSGPGRLTPAEGADDLNIQRVLRVNRTLFIGDRDNLYRVELEPPTSTELRYQRKLTWRSNPSDINVCRMKGKQEGECRNFVKVLLLRDESTLFVCGSNAFNPVCANYSIDTLQPVGDNISGMARCPYDPKHANVALFSDGMLFTATVTDFLAIDAVIYRSLGDRPTLRTVKHDSKWFKEPYFVHAVEWGSHVYFFFREIAMEFNYLEKVVVSRVARVCKNDVGGSPRVLEKQWTSFLKARLNCSVPGDSHFYFNVLQAVTGVVSLGGRPVVLAVFSTPSNSIPGSAVCAFDLTQVAAVFEGRFREQKSPESIWTPVPEDQVPRPRPGCCAAPGMQYNASSALPDDILNFVKTHPLMDEAVPSLGHAPWIVRTLMRHQLTRVAVDVGAGPWGNQTVVFLGSEAGTVLKFLVRPNASTSGTSGLSVFLEEFETYQPDRCGRPGGGETGQRLLSLELDAASGGLLAAFPRCVVRVPVARCQQYSGCMKNCIGSQDPYCGWAPDGSCIFLSPGTRAAFEQDVSGASTSGLGDCTGLLRASLSEDRAGLVSVNLLVTSSVAAFVVGAVVSGFSVGWFVGLRERRELARRKDKEAILAHGAGEAVLSVSRLGERRAQGPGGRGGGGGGGAGVPPEALLAPLMQNGWAKATLLQGGPHDLDSGLLPTPEQTPLPQKRLPTPHPHPHALGPRAWDHGHPLLPASASSSLLLLAPARAPEQPPAPGEPTPDGRLYAARPGRASHGDFPLTPHASPDRRRVVSAPTGPLDPASAADGLPRPWSPPPTGSLRRPPGPHAPPAATLRRTHTFNSGEARPGDRHRGCHARPGTDLAHLLPYGGADRTAPPVP